From the genome of Pectobacterium atrosepticum:
TCGCCCTGTCGGCGTCATGATTTTTATGATTCTCGCCCGTGATAGGCCTAGGCGAGAATCATTAACTTGCAGCTTGAACGGCATCGACGCCGTCAGTTTTATTTCGTTTAAGATTGAGACGTGCTGGCTTTAATCGTGTTGATAATATTTGTCGTGGAGCAACCGTCCTCAAAATTCAGGACTTTCACTTCACCGCCGTTGGCCCAGACCTCTTCACTACCGGCGATTTCATGTGGCTGGTAGTCTCCGCCTTTCACCAGAATATCCGGCAGGATACTGGCAATCAGACGCTGCGGCGTACCTTCTTCAAATGGCACGACCCAGTCGACAGCTTCCAATGCGCCCAACACGATCATCCGCTGCGGCAGCGGGTTGACAGGCCGAGTCGGCCCCTTCAGGCGTTTAGTTGAAGCATCGCTGTTTACCGCAACGATCAGCCGATCGCCAAGTTTGCGAGCATTTGCCAGATAAGACACATGTCCAGCATGCAGAATATCGAAGCAGCCGTTGGTCATCACAATCTTTTCGCCACGCTGACGCGCCAACTCAACGGCATGTTTCAGCTGTTCTTCGGTCATCACACCAAATCCAGTGTCGGCACGGCCACGGATAGCATTTTCCAACTCAATCGGAGTAACGGTTGAAGTTCCCAGCTTGCCAACGACGACGCCTGCGGCAGCATTCGCCAGGAAACAGGCCTCTTCCAGCGAATTACCCGCCGCCAGCGCAGCAGCCAGCACACCAATCACTGTGTCGCCAGCACCAGTGACGTCATACACTTCCTGCGCCAGCGTCGGCAAATGCAGTGGGGCTTTGCCCGGCTGTAGCAACGTCATCCCTTGCTCGGAACGCGTAATCAGCAACGCAGACAGCTCGTAATCAGCCACCAGTTGCATACCGCGCTCGACCAGTTCTTCTTCCGTTTTACTACGCCCTGCGACTGCTTCAAATTCAGACAGATTCGGCGTCAGCAGCGTCGCACCACGGTAACGGGAAAAATCGGTGCCTTTTGGGTCGATCAGCACCGGAACGCCAGCCGCTTTTGCCGTCTGAATCATGGTTTGCACATGCGCCAAGGCGCCTTTTGCATAGTCAGACAGCACCAGCGCGCCAATTTCTGGCAGCGCCTGTTGGATACGCTCAATGATCGGTTGAGGATCAATCCCCTCAAAGCCCTCTTCGAAATCCAGTCGAATCAGTTGCTGATTGCGCGACAGTACGCGCAGCTTGGTGATCGTCGGGTGCGTAGGAACAGAGACAAAATCACACTTCACATTCACTTCGCCAAGTTTGGCGTTCAGTGCGCGTGCAGCATCATCAACCCCCGTTAACCCGACCAGACGTGATCCCGCCCCTAATGCTGCGATATTCATTGCGACGTTCGCCGCGCCGCCCGGGCGCTCTTCGATCGTATCAACCTTGACCACAGGCACCGGTGCCTCTGGTGAAATTCGGCTGGTTGGCCCATACCAGTAACGATCCAGCATGACATCACCAACCACTAACACACCCGCTTGACGGAAATCAGGCAGCGTCACTTTCATCCTCTACTCCAGGCTTATTTCGCATAATGCGCGTAATAATATCATAGGCACGTATCATACACGCCACTGCTGCGCGGCTCTAAACCGCACGGCACATTTTGACCATATAGATATACCCTAAATAATTCGAGTTGCAGGAAGGCGGCGACGCAGCGAGTCCCCAGGAGCTTACATCAGTAAGTGACTGGGGTGAGCGAGAAAAGCCAACGCACATGCAGCTTGAAGTATGACGGGTGGAGAAACTTACGCACCCATCAGCCACTTATTCCAACTCACCAGCACCTGTTCCCGCTCAGCAACAAACCGATCCTTGCTAACCCGCCCGGACAGTTCCTGCAAAGCCAGATGGTGCAGTTCATTGCGCATCGTGACATAGGCCAGCTTGAGCGCATTGGCTTCGCTCTCTTCCATCACGCCATACTGCGCCATCAGCTCCAGAATACGCACATTGTCTGACCAGTGAGTCAAACGTGGTTCCTGCGCGGCGTAGCGCAGCACCAGATACTGGGTGATAAATTCGATATCCGTAATACCGCCCGCATCAGTTTTGATATCAAAGCGTGATTTATCTTTGTTCGCCAAATGCTGACGCATTTTTTCCCGCATTTCCCGCACTTCAGTTCGCAAGGTATCTGCATCACGCTCTGCACAGAGGATACTGCGGCGGATAGACTCAAATGTCTGCTGCACACCGCTTTCGCCGTACACCATACGCGCGCGCACCAATGCCTGATGCTCCCACGTCCACGCCTCATTGCGCTGATAATCATCAAACGCTTCAACCGTGCTGACCAACATGCCAGCCGCGCCCGATGGCCGTAAACGCGCATCCACTTCATACAGAATGCCTGATGACGTCCGGGTGCTAAACAGATGCATCACACGTTGTGCAAGCCGCAGGTAAAACTGGCGGCCATCAATACTGCGCTCGCCATCCGTCATCACGTCCGATGGACAATCCAGCAAGAACACCAGATCCAGATCGGAGCTATAGCCCAATTCCCATCCCCCGAGCTTGCCATAGGCAATGACGGCAAACCCACGGCCTTCACGATGCTGCAAGTGGGAGGGTTGGCCGTAGCGCTCCACCATCAGCCCCCACGCTTGCTGAACTACTGCCGCGATAATCGCTTCTGCCAAATACGTTAAGTGATCGCTCACTTTCATTACCGGCAGTACGCCACCGATATCTCCTGCGGCGATGCGTAACTGTTGTGACTGCTTAAACTGGCGAACGGCTTCCAGTTGTTGTTCTTCATCATCCTCAGGGACGCGCATCAAATACTGACGTAACTCGTCAGCGTACGCGCCCGGAGCCGTCGGCTGATACAGCGTTGACGCATCAAGCAATTCATCCAACAGAAGGGGATAACGTGCCAATTGGCTGGCAACCATCGGCGAAGCCGCACACAGGCGAATCAGTTGGGCCAGCGCGGCACGAGACTCCAGTAACAGTTCGAGATAGGTGGTTCGAGTGACAATCCCCAGCAGCAGCGGGGTCAAACGAGACAGCACCGTATCGGCCTCCTGACGAGCACAGACCTCCGCCAGCAAACACGGCATGAGCTGATCCAGCACATCTCGCCCGCGTGGCCCTATTGTGCGTTTCGCCACATCATTACGGAATTCCACAATCGTCCGCATCAGCTTCTCACGCACGGTTTCCGTAAGATGCGGCGTCAGCGGAGCCAGGTCACCGTCATCCAGCGTGTCCTGCCATAGGCTGCTGTAGCTGCTATGTTCAGGGATATCATTATTGTCCGGTGCATCATCGCCAATCAGTTCATCAAATACGTGGCGCACCGCCTGCATATGCTGTGACAACATGGATTGCAACGTGTCCCAGCTGTCGAACCCCATTCCCCATGCCAACCGCTGCTGATTCAGTTCATCACTCGGCAGCGTTTGTGTCTGTTCATCGGCAATCGCCTGCAACAGGTTTTCCAAACGGCGCAGAAACAGATAAGAGGTACTGAGATCGAGCACCTGCTGCGGGGTTAATAACCCCAATGCTCCCACATGCTGGAGCGTAGGCAACAGTGAACGTCCCTGTAACCCCGGTTCACGTCCGCCTCGAATCAGTTGGAAAACCTGCGTGATAAATTCGATCTCACGAATCCCACCCGCGCCCAGCTTGATGTTATTGCGCAGATCCCGGCGACGCACTTCACGGGCAATCATGCCCTTCATATTGCGTAAAGACTGGATCACGCTGAAGTCAATATAACGACGAAAGACGAAGGGCTTTAATGTACTGCGCAGTTCCTGACTGTAGGCATCGTCCATTCCGCCCATCAGACGCGCTTTAACCATCGCGTAGCGTTCCCAGTCGCGGCCCTGTTCCTGATAATAATCCTCCATAGCCGCAAAGCTGAGCACCAGTGGGCCGCTGTCGCCAAAGGGACGTAGCCGCATGTCCACACGGTAAACAAAGCCATCGACGGTCGGCTGATCCAGCACCTTAATGAGCCGCTGTCCCAAGCGCGTGAAGAACTGCGCGTTATCCAGCTCACGCCGTCCGCCTTGCGTATGACCATTTTCGGGATAAACGAAGATCAGGTCGATATCTGAAGAGAAGTTGAGCTCTCCCCCCCCCAATTTTCCCATGCCAAGAATCAGCAGAGGCTGAGCAACGCCCTGCGCATTGCAAGGTGTCCCCCACTCGCGACAACAGGCCTGATATAGCCAGCTTCTCGCCGCCACAATTATCACCTCGGCCAGCTCGCTAAGCTGACGCAGCGAGTGTTCCGTCGTACTGGTTTGCAGCGCCTGCGACCACGCAATTCGCGCCAGCATATGGCGGCGAAACCGGCGCAATGCCGCCATCAACGCATTTTCATCGTTAACGTCAACCAGTGCGTTGCTCAACCAATCGGCGTAGTGCTGCCACTCTTCAGGCTGTGGCGGCTGCTGATGAATCCCCTGCCACCAGTCAGGATGCAGCGCAAGCGCATCGCTGACAAAATCACTCAATGCCAGAACAGCCGAGTCGCTGTCTGTTATCGGTTCATCAGGCGCGGCCTCCCGCAAACGCGACAAAGCACGCTGAGATTGTTCCGTCAGAAGCACAGGTAAAGCGGGCAAAGGAAGTATCGACATGGGGGTTCCCTTGATACGCCGCCTATCCTCACTGACAAGCGGCAGTTAACGGTTACTGTGATGGTCCACCGCTATGCAGCCAGAACGGAGGCAGGGTCAACACTTCTTTGCGATAGGCTTCCAGATAAGCAGAAGGAGCCTGATCGACAGCAAGGTGCTCAATTTCCTGTAGCAACGTCTGCCAGTGTTCAACGTAGGCTTCCACTTGAT
Proteins encoded in this window:
- the hldE gene encoding bifunctional D-glycero-beta-D-manno-heptose-7-phosphate kinase/D-glycero-beta-D-manno-heptose 1-phosphate adenylyltransferase HldE, producing MKVTLPDFRQAGVLVVGDVMLDRYWYGPTSRISPEAPVPVVKVDTIEERPGGAANVAMNIAALGAGSRLVGLTGVDDAARALNAKLGEVNVKCDFVSVPTHPTITKLRVLSRNQQLIRLDFEEGFEGIDPQPIIERIQQALPEIGALVLSDYAKGALAHVQTMIQTAKAAGVPVLIDPKGTDFSRYRGATLLTPNLSEFEAVAGRSKTEEELVERGMQLVADYELSALLITRSEQGMTLLQPGKAPLHLPTLAQEVYDVTGAGDTVIGVLAAALAAGNSLEEACFLANAAAGVVVGKLGTSTVTPIELENAIRGRADTGFGVMTEEQLKHAVELARQRGEKIVMTNGCFDILHAGHVSYLANARKLGDRLIVAVNSDASTKRLKGPTRPVNPLPQRMIVLGALEAVDWVVPFEEGTPQRLIASILPDILVKGGDYQPHEIAGSEEVWANGGEVKVLNFEDGCSTTNIINTIKASTSQS
- the glnE gene encoding bifunctional [glutamate--ammonia ligase]-adenylyl-L-tyrosine phosphorylase/[glutamate--ammonia-ligase] adenylyltransferase yields the protein MSILPLPALPVLLTEQSQRALSRLREAAPDEPITDSDSAVLALSDFVSDALALHPDWWQGIHQQPPQPEEWQHYADWLSNALVDVNDENALMAALRRFRRHMLARIAWSQALQTSTTEHSLRQLSELAEVIIVAARSWLYQACCREWGTPCNAQGVAQPLLILGMGKLGGGELNFSSDIDLIFVYPENGHTQGGRRELDNAQFFTRLGQRLIKVLDQPTVDGFVYRVDMRLRPFGDSGPLVLSFAAMEDYYQEQGRDWERYAMVKARLMGGMDDAYSQELRSTLKPFVFRRYIDFSVIQSLRNMKGMIAREVRRRDLRNNIKLGAGGIREIEFITQVFQLIRGGREPGLQGRSLLPTLQHVGALGLLTPQQVLDLSTSYLFLRRLENLLQAIADEQTQTLPSDELNQQRLAWGMGFDSWDTLQSMLSQHMQAVRHVFDELIGDDAPDNNDIPEHSSYSSLWQDTLDDGDLAPLTPHLTETVREKLMRTIVEFRNDVAKRTIGPRGRDVLDQLMPCLLAEVCARQEADTVLSRLTPLLLGIVTRTTYLELLLESRAALAQLIRLCAASPMVASQLARYPLLLDELLDASTLYQPTAPGAYADELRQYLMRVPEDDEEQQLEAVRQFKQSQQLRIAAGDIGGVLPVMKVSDHLTYLAEAIIAAVVQQAWGLMVERYGQPSHLQHREGRGFAVIAYGKLGGWELGYSSDLDLVFLLDCPSDVMTDGERSIDGRQFYLRLAQRVMHLFSTRTSSGILYEVDARLRPSGAAGMLVSTVEAFDDYQRNEAWTWEHQALVRARMVYGESGVQQTFESIRRSILCAERDADTLRTEVREMREKMRQHLANKDKSRFDIKTDAGGITDIEFITQYLVLRYAAQEPRLTHWSDNVRILELMAQYGVMEESEANALKLAYVTMRNELHHLALQELSGRVSKDRFVAEREQVLVSWNKWLMGA